One Mercurialis annua linkage group LG3, ddMerAnnu1.2, whole genome shotgun sequence DNA window includes the following coding sequences:
- the LOC126671081 gene encoding CBL-interacting serine/threonine-protein kinase 20 encodes MEKKGAILMNKYELGKLLGQGTFAKVYLATHLESGENVAIKVIDKEKVLKSGLIDQIKREISVMRLVRHPNIVQLYEVMASKTKIYFAMEYVKGGELFDKVAKGKLKEGVARKYFQQLMGAVEFCHSRGVYHRDIKPENLLLDENGDLKITDFGLSALSETRGQDGLLYTTCGTPAYVAPEVINKKGYDGAKADIWSCGVVLFVLLAGYLPFNDANLLELYKKILRGEFKCPNWFHPEAKKLVSRILDSNPGTRITIAKIMNNYWFKKGYKQVEPPPSPQGLARNTMLKDVREAFDNSLIQQVPVNIHRSPLRPANYNAFDIISLSKGFDLSGLFETDNSERSEATRFTSNKPASTILSKFEEIATTSDSFSFDKKDGILKLQGSKEGRKGQIGIDAEIFEVTPSFFVVEMKKTSGDTLEYKSFYDQELKPSLKDIVWAWQGCNTAQQQQL; translated from the coding sequence atggagaagaaaggTGCTATTTTAATGAACAAGTATGAACTTGGGAAACTTCTTGGCCAAGGCACGTTTGCAAAAGTATACCTAGCAACACATCTTGAATCCGGCGAAAACGTCGCCATTAAAGTAATCGACAAAGAAAAGGTTTTGAAGAGCGGTTTGATTGATCAAATCAAGCGAGAAATTTCTGTTATGCGTCTCGTAAGACACCCGAACATTGTTCAACTCTACGAGGTTATGGCTAGCAAGACGAAAATTTATTTCGCAATGGAGTACGTAAAAGGTGGTGAATTATTTGATAAAGTTGCTAAAGGAAAGCTTAAAGAAGGTGTTGCAAGAAAATATTTTCAACAATTGATGGGAGCCGTCGAGTTTTGCCATAGTCGTGGTGTTTATCATCGCGATATCAAGCCGGAAAATCTCCTCCTCGACGAAAATGGCGATTTGAAGATTACGGATTTTGGGTTGAGTGCTTTGAGTGAAACAAGAGGACAAGATGGTCTTTTGTATACAACTTGTGGAACTCCAGCTTATGTTGCTCCGGAAGTTATTAACAAGAAAGGTTACGATGGTGCTAAAGCCGATATTTGGTCATGTGGCGTCGTTTTGTTCGTTCTTTTGGCCGGTTATCTTCCGTTTAACGACGCGAATTTATTGGAGTTATACAAGAAAATTCTCCGGGGAGAATTTAAGTGTCCGAATTGGTTTCATCCTGAAGCAAAAAAACTCGTTTCAAGAATTCTTGATTCGAATCCCGGAACAAGAATTACAATAGCTAAGATTATGAACAATTATTGGTTCAAGAAAGGTTATAAACAAGTCGAACCGCCTCCATCGCCGCAAGGTTTAGCACGAAACACCATGCTTAAAGATGTTCGTGAAGCTTTTGATAATTCTCTGATCCAACAAGTGCCAGTAAATATTCATAGAAGTCCACTCAGGCCGGCGAATTACAATGCGTTCGATATAATCTCCCTGTCGAAAGGGTTTGATTTGTCAGGATTGTTTGAGACGGATAATTCTGAAAGGTCAGAGGCTACGAGGTTCACTTCGAACAAGCCAGCCTCGACGATTTTGTCGAAATTCGAAGAGATCGCCACGACGTCGGACAGTTTTAGTTTTGACAAAAAGGATGGGATTTTGAAGTTACAAGGGAGTAAAGAAGGGAGGAAAGGGCAAATCGGGATAGATGCGGAAATATTCGAAGTGACGCCGTCTTTTTTCGTGGTAGAGATGAAGAAAACTTCCGGAGATACATTGGAGTACAAGAGTTTTTATGATCAAGAATTGAAGCCGTCGCTTAAAGATATTGTATGGGCATGGCAAGGTTGTAATACGGCTCAACAGCAACAATTatag
- the LOC126674113 gene encoding CBL-interacting serine/threonine-protein kinase 12-like: protein MATKNPTAPNQPLLLGRYEIGKLLGHGTFAKVYHARNVKTNESVAIKVIDKEKILKGGLIAHIKREISILRRVRHPNIVQLFEVMATKAKIYFVMEYVRGGELFNKVAKGRLKEEVARKYFQQLVSAVSFCHARGVFHRDLKPENLLLDENGDLKVSDFGLSAVSDQIRQDGLFHTFCGTPAYVAPEVLARKGYDAAKVDIWSCGVILFVLMAGYLPFHDQNIMVMYKKIYKGDFRCPRWFSHELVRLLTKLLDINPETRIAIPDVMENKWFKKGFKHIKFYIEDDKFFSFDDIENGGGQQLDKDDTGSCSDQSLSESDSEWETRRRVNTSLPRPASLNAFDIISFSPGFDLSGLFEEGGDGARFVSGAPVSKIISKLEEIAKVVSFAVRKKDCRVSLEGSREGVKGPLTIAAEIFELTPKLVVVEVKKKGGDRGEYEEFCNNELKPGLQKLMQEESEASDIADIAASLPVTLDSSLLALDSSELPIDPLLVPTNLPSDTE from the coding sequence ATGGCAACAAAAAATCCAACCGCCCCAAACCAACCCCTTCTCTTAGGCCGTTACGAGATCGGCAAGCTTCTCGGCCACGGAACTTTCGCAAAAGTTTACCACGCCCGCAATGTAAAAACAAACGAAAGCGTAGCAATCAAAGTAATCGACAAagaaaaaattttaaaaggcGGTTTAATCGCCCACATCAAGCGAGAAATTTCAATTCTGAGACGCGTTCGTCACCCGAATATAGTTCAGTTATTCGAAGTTATGGCTACCAAGGCCAAGATTTACTTTGTTATGGAATATGTCAGGGGCGGTGAGCTGTTTAACAAAGTTGCTAAAGGTAGATTAAAAGAAGAAGTTGCGAGAAAATATTTTCAGCAATTGGTATCGGCGGTTTCCTTTTGTCACGCTAGGGGCGTTTTTCACCGCGATTTGAAGCCGGAGAATCTACTGCTGGATGAGAATGGGGACTTGAAGGTTTCGGATTTTGGATTGAGTGCTGTGTCTGATCAGATTCGACAGGACGGGTTGTTTCATACTTTTTGCGGGACGCCGGCTTATGTTGCCCCCGAGGTTCTTGCTCGAAAAGGGTATGATGCTGCTAAGGTTGATATTTGGTCCTGTGgtgtaattttgtttgttttaatggCTGGTTATTTACCTTTTCATGATCAGAATATTATGGTTATGTATAAGAAGATTTATAAGGGTGATTTTAGATGTCCTAGATGGTTTTCTCACGAGTTAGTTAGGCTTTTAACTAAGCTTTTGGATATAAACCCTGAAACTAGGATAGCTATTCCTGATGTTATGGAGAATAAGTGGTTTAAAAAAGGGTTTAAGCATATTAAGTTTTATATTGAGGATGATAAATTCTTTAGCTTTGATGATATTGAGAATGGTGGTGGTCAGCAATTGGATAAAGATGACACTGGTTCGTGTTCCGATCAGTCTTTGTCAGAATCGGATTCCGAATGGGAAACTAGACGAAGGGTTAATACTTCATTGCCTAGACCTGCTAGTTTAAATGCTTTTGATATTATTTCGTTTTCGCCCGGGTTTGATTTGTCCGGGTTGTTTGAGGAAGGTGGGGATGGAGCTAGATTTGTTTCGGGAGCTCCTGTGTCTAAAATTATATCGAAGTTGGAGGAGATTGCGAAAGTTGTAAGCTTTGCAGTGAGGAAAAAGGATTGTAGAGTGAGTTTGGAGGGGTCCAGGGAAGGTGTTAAAGGCCCGTTAACTATTGCAGCTGAGATATTCGAGTTAACTCCGAAATTGGTGGTGGTTGAGGTAAAGAAGAAAGGAGGCGATAGAGGTGAATATGAGGAGTTTTGTAACAATGAACTGAAACCTGGATTGCAAAAATTAATGCAGGAAGAATCTGAAGCTTCCGATATTGCAGATATTGCAGCATCTTTACCGGTAACGTTGGACTCTTCACTTCTAGCTCTGGATTCTTCAGAGTTACCTATCGACCCTCTACTTGTTCCTACAAATTTACCTTCGGATACTGaatag
- the LOC126671425 gene encoding anaphase-promoting complex subunit 13 — translation MAEISMGVLIDIVDEDWMRDSLPDDDLPLPPVLAVRTDDAEDSNQETQQVGGGDTWHDPALGNQ, via the exons ATGGCAGAAATAAGTATGGGTGTGCTCATAGACATCGTGGACGAGGATTGGATGAGAGACTCTTTGCCTGATGATG ATCTCCCATTACCTCCTGTGCTCGCTGTTCGAACAGATGATGCTGAAGATTCGA ATCAGGAGACTCAACAAGTTGGTGGAGGAGATACTTGGCATGATCCTGCATTAGGAAATCAGTGA
- the LOC126674428 gene encoding calmodulin-binding receptor kinase CaMRLK has protein sequence MKMFFKFVLIFSLLILATNSKSICNNTTDQELLKNAFKSVSGFNFSWLKPSDSNCSSPHIQEIRLPSRNLSGIISWKFFKNMTNLNVIDLSNNSIQGHIPGWFWSIKSLKQVNLARNMLGGSIGFAHNLNLSSIKALNLSTNRFTNLGKLSGFTNLQILDLSSNNLGSLSSDFSNLTKLVSLNISNCKISGSVKIISGFGLLKYLDVSNNSMTGSFPGDFPPLGGLKFLNVSLNNFTGVVNSKKFGSSAFIQGGKFNLTRAKNPSNSTHFKPNPHQKNTTQKQNHHPPVHRTKTKKPKPNIKTLTIWVGSISLFFVVSIAICIFCMYRKRKTATRKKWAISTPIQLPFKLEKSGPFSFETESGTSWVADIKEPTSAPVIMSSKPLMNLTFKDLIAATSHFGKDSLLSEGRCGPLYRAVLPGDLHVAIKVLENAREITDEEAVAIFEGFSRLKHPNLLPLCGYCIAGKEKLVLYEFMANGDLHRWLHELPTLKPNVEDWSTDTWEHHNISGSHVSSPEEKTNWLTRHRIAVGVARGLAYLHHAGSTHGHLVSSNILLSDTLEPRIADFGLRNIGPENKVNREESENAFDVYRFGVVLIEILTGKEESDENVEWVRRLVKEGRGVDALDARLRVIGDSVSEMVECLRVGYLCTAELPSKRPTMQQVLGLLKDIHPELS, from the exons atgaaaatgtttttcAAATTCGTCCTCATCTTTTCACTTCTCATACTTGCAACCAACTCAAAGTCCATCTGCAACAACACAACAGACCAAGAACTGCTCAAAAATGCCTTCAAATCCGTTTCCGGGTTCAATTTTTCTTGGCTCAAACCTTCAGATTCAAACTGTTCGAGTCCGCACATTCAAGAAATCAGACTCCCTTCAAGAAACTTGAGCGGAATTATCTCATGGAAGTTTTTCAAGAACATGACAAATTTGAATGTTATTGATCTCTCAAATAATTCAATTCAAGGTCATATTCCAGGTTGGTTTTGGTCTATAAAAAGCTTGAAACAAGTCAATTTAGCTAGAAATATGCTCGGAGGAAGCATAGGGTTTGCTCATAATCTAAATTTGTCCTCTATCAAAGCTCTTAATCTCTCAACTAACCGGTTCACAAATTTGGGCAAACTCTCTGGTTTTACCAACTTGCAAATTCTTGATCTTTCGAGTAATAATCTCGGTTCTTTATCTTCTGATTTTTCTAACCTGACAAAATTAGTGTCTCTCAATATTTCAAACTGTAAAATCTCAGGCTCTGTGAAAATTATCTCAGGGTTTGGTTTACTGAAATATTTAGATGTGTCTAATAACAGTATGACCGGTAGTTTTCCCGGCGATTTTCCGCCGTTGGGTGGTCTGAAATTCTTGAATGTTTCTTTAAACAACTTCACCGGAGTTGTCAACTCCAAGAAATTTGGAAGCTCTGCTTTTATTCAAGGTGggaaatttaatttaacaagAGCTAAAAACCCATCAAATTCTACTCATTTTAAACCAAACCCACATCAAAAAAACACCACCCAGAAACAAAATCATCACCCACCGGTTCAcagaaccaaaaccaaaaaacccaaaccaaataTCAAAACTTTAACCATTTGGGTCGGTTCAATATCATTATTTTTCGTTGTCTCTATAgctatttgtattttttgcatgtatagaaaaagaaaaacagctACAAGAAAAAAATGGGCAATCTCAACTCCAATTCAGTTGCCATTTAAATTGGAGAAATCAGGACCGTTCAGTTTCGAAACGGAGTCGGGTACATCATGGGTGGCTGACATTAAAGAACCAACATCAGCACCGGTAATCATGTCATCTAAGCCGTTGATGAACTTGACGTTCAAAGATTTGATAGCTGCCACGTCACACTTTGGGAAAGACTCACTCCTGTCTGAAGGCAGATGTGGACCCCTTTATAGAGCTGTCCTGCCAGGTGATCTCCACGTGGCAATCAAAGTGTTGGAGAATGCTAGAGAGATTACTGATGAAGAAGCTGTTGCCATTTTTGAAGGGTTTTCGAGGCTTAAACATCCTAATCTGTTGCCTCTATGTGGTTACTGTATTGCAG GTAAAGAGAAGCTGGTTCTGTACGAATTCATGGCCAATGGTGATCTCCACCGTTGGCTCCACGAGCTTCCCACACTCAAACCCAACGTCGAAGACTGGAGCACTGACACATGGGAACACCATAATATTTCTGGGTCCCACGTTTCTTCACCTGAAGAAAAAACCAACTGGCTCACGCGCCACCGTATTGCTGTTGGAGTGGCGCGTGGACTTGCCTACCTTCATCATGCTGGTTCCACTCATGGCCACCTTGTGTCGTCTAATATCCTCCTCTCCGATACGTTAGAGCCCCGAATAGCTGACTTCGGGCTTCGAAATATTGGCCCGGAAAATAAAGTGAACAGAGAAGAATCGGAAAATGCATTTGATGTATATCGATTCGGTGTCGTATTAATTGAAATATTGACGGGTAAAGAAGAAAGCGACGAGAATGTGGAATGGGTAAGGAGACTAGTAAAAGAAGGACGTGGAGTGGACGCCCTAGATGCACGATTACGAGTAATTGGCGACTCAGTGAGTGAAATGGTCGAGTGCCTCCGAGTGGGGTACCTATGTACGGCGGAGTTGCCTAGTAAAAGACCGACGATGCAACAAGTTTTGGGTTTGCTTAAAGACATCCACCCCGAGTTGAGCTGA